The region GTGCCGGAGAGTTCATCGACGCCTTCGATGCGGATGGTGTGCGTGCCGGCGCCGGTAATGTTCGCGCCCATCTCGTTGAGCATCGCCGCAAGGTCGGCGACCTCCGGCTCGCTGGCGGCGTTGATGATCGACGTGACGCCCTCGCTCAGGGTCGCCGCGAGCATGACGTTGAGTGTGCCCATCACGCTCGGATAGTCGAGCACGACGCGGCCGCCGCGCAGCGATTCGCCGTCGTTCACGTCGAACAGGCCGCCCTCCTGCGAGACGTTCGCGCCGAGCACGCGAAAACCCGCGAGGTGCACATCGAGCGGGCGGATGCCGATCGCGTCACCGCCGGGCGGCGGACAAGCGGCACGCCCGAAGCGCGCGAGCAGCGGGCCCATGACGAGAAAGCTCGCGCGCAGCCGGTTCGCCAGCGACGCCGGCACGTCGAACTTTGAGACGTCGGCACAGTTAATGCGCAGCGATCCCGGTGCGATGTGCTCGACGCGCGCGCCCAAATGCTCGAGGATCTCTTCCATTTGTCGCACATCGAGGATGTCAGGCACGTTGTGCAGGACGACATCGGACGCGGTGAGCAGCGCCGCCGCGAGCGCGTAGTCGCTCCCGTTCTTCGAGCCGCTGATACGGACGCTGCCTACGAGCGGCGCGCCACCGGTAATCCGGAACATGGCTTTCGGCATTGGTAGCAGGATAGCGTGTCAGAGTCGCTCGATGTGTGTCGGATCCCATCCTTGGCGCACCGCACGCGGCCCGAACATGTGAGCGCCGGCGGCGCACCGCTTCGGGGTGGCTACGCCAGGATCTTCTCGATCGTCTCGTCCGTGAACGCGAACTCCGGCACGGCGTACGGGCCGATGATGGCGGCGAGCTGGGTGAGCTGCAACGTCGGATCGGCGCGCATGCGCTCGCCGATGCGGCGGCGGCGCGCTTCCGCCTCCGGGCCGAACTCGTTGAGGATCCGCGAACTCAGCGCCGCCGAAATGCGCAGTCGTCGCATGCGCTCGGCTCGTTCGGCCGCGTATTCGCTGAACAACTCCGGTCGCCAGTCACCGTTCGCCAGCAACGCTTCACTGACGATACGCACATCGGTCATCGTGATGGATAACCCCTGTCCGATGATCGGGTCGTTGTAGCCTGCCGCATCGCCACGAGCACGACGCCTTCGCCGTATGGCACATCCGTCCACGCATCCTCGTTGGGATACGAGTTGCACGGCCCCGCTGGCGTAGCGTTCGCGATGTGCTCGCTGCCGGGGAGCGAGGCGAGACGAAACGCATCGAGGAAGGCTCGCTGGCCGTCCTCGCCGGCGAAGCGTTGCGTGTGCTGCTTCGAATAGCCCAGGTAGAGCCGCGCGCGGCCCTTGCCCTGCGGGAACACCAGGTAATGCACGTCGTTCTCGGCGCCGATCACCTGCAACGTCTCGTCGAAACCGGCGCAGCCTTCGATGAGCATGCCACCGAACATGTGGTGCGTCGGATCTTTGTGCAGCTTGATGCCCGCGGCGCGCCGGACGATCGATCCGCGACCGTCGGCGCCGATGATGATCCGCGCTCGCGCTGTGTGCGCCGTGCCGTCGTGCGTGTACGCGACGGCCGGTTGCGCGCCGGTTGTCACCGCGATCTCCGGCACGTCGACGAGGAACGTCGCGCCGGCGGCACGAGCGGCATCCTGCAGCGTGGCGCACATGGCGGGGTGGCCCATGCACAAGGCGCCCGGCACGTCCGCCACGAGCGTCAGCGGAAGCGACTCGACAGCTTCCGGGTCGAGCGTGTCGCCGTAGGTGCGGTGTTGCGTGACGTGATGACCGCCCGCGGCCATCAGCGTGTCGTACAGTCCGAGCTTCTTGACTTCGACGACGCCCCAGGGCGCGATCCACTCGCCGCGCACGCGGTCGCGGTAGACGCGCACCTTCTCCAGCACGAGCACGGAGCGGCCGGCGCGAGCGAGCACCGTGGCCATGGCGCCACCGCCGATCCCGCCGCCGACGATGATCGCGTCGTAGCTGTCCGTCATCATCCCACTCCGATCAGAATGCGTCCGTCGCCGTACCGGCCTGCCCTGGCGCCTCTTCGACGCCAATGGTGATCGAGGTCAGGTTCGCTGCGCCCTTCGCGGCAAGGTCGGACTTGAGCCGCAGGATAAACCACTCGGCGAGCCGCTCGGCGGTCGTGTTGTCGATCGGCAACGCCACGACGTCGCTCTTCGGAAAGACGAAGCCGCGCTCCAGGAATCGCACCTTCCAGTTGCTCATGCCCTCGTCGATCTCGAGCACCGCGCTGTCGCGCTGCAGGAGGAACTTATGGTCCAACTCGTCGCACAGCGCCTTGCCGAGCGACTTCAACAATGAGAAGTCGACGACCCACGCATCATCCGTGAGCGTGCCGGTAACATCGATCGTGATCGCGTAGTTGTGGCCGTGCAGGGGCTCGCACTGACCGCCGAACGTCGCGAAGTGCGCGGCGGCGAACTTCAGCTTGTTGCGCTCGACCCGGACGCGGTACTCCACTGATGCTCTCCGTCAGTCGGCGTAGCGGTAGTCGTTCCAGCCGCCCTGGCTCGTGGGCGCGGGCACCCTGGCGCCGCAGATGCAGGGGAACTCGCCGATGCGGACGTACATCGGAAAGTTGCCCTCGTAGTGGCGTCCGCAGGCGGAGCAGTCCGCCTGGTAGAGCTTTACGTGTGGCTCGTTGACCTTCTTTTTGGGAGGCATGGCTCAGATCAAGGAGGCGTCAGGAACAGGTAATAACGGTCCTCGCGCTCGACGATGATCGGCTTCTTGCCGGCGCTCCGCGCCGCGCGAATATCGGCGGGGAGGAAGGCCCCGTACCCGAGCACCGGCGCGCTGCGCTGAAACGCGTATTCGTCGTTGGCCACCTTGATGCGCGTTGGCAGAAACTCGGCGTCATAGAGGTCGATGTACGGTATCCACACGTCGTGCTCAATCTCGAGTGTGCCGAGCTGAATGGGGTCGATTTGCAACATAGCCTCCGCCCGCCTCCGAAAGCGCGCATCATTGCATCGCATGGGCGTCCGTGCGTCAACTGAAGCGGTCAGCGGTCAGCCGTCAGCGGTCAATGACAGCGACGTCAACCTTGCCACCATTCCGATGGCGACGAGACGTGCTCGAGACCGTCATAGTCCACCTGCTCGGCCAGTTCGCCGATCGGGCGTCGCTCGCGCGGATGCTCCACATCGGGCGCCAGCTCAGCCAGCGGCACCAACACGAAGTTCCGGTCGAGCAGACGCGGATGCGGCACGACCAGTTCGCCGGAGTCGATGACCTGGTCGTCGTAGAGCAGGATGTCGATGTCGATCGGGCGTGGCGACCAGCGCTCGGCGGGCCGCCGCCCGATCGCGTGCTCGACGGACTTCGCGTGCGCCAGCAACTCGTGCGGCGACAGGGACGTTTCGACCTCGCAAGCGGCGTTGAGGTAGTCGGGGCCGGGCGGCGCGCCTTCCAGCACGACAGCGTCGGAGCGGTAGAGCGACGACACGCCAACGACGCGGCACGCCGGAGCCAGCCACCCTAGCGCGAGTCGCAGATTCTCCTTACGGTTGCCGACGTTCGCGCCGAGACCGAGGAACACGCGCGCCATCAGGCATCCCCCTCGCGCCATCCGCGCACGATCGCATCGGCGACGAGGGCGACGTGCTTCATCTCGTGTACGTCGTGTACGCGCACCAGATCGGCGCCGCCCGCGATCGACAGCGCGACGCTGGCGGCGGTGCCAAACGCACGACGTTCCACCGGCGCGCCGCCGAGCACGGCGCCGAGCGTCGACTTGCGCGACGTGCCGATGAGCAGCGGCAGGCCGAGCACGTCCAGTTCGCGCAGCCGACGCAGCATCTCGATGTTGTGCTCCGCATTCCAGCCGAACCCGAACCCCGGATCGACGATCAACCGCTCGCGCGGCAACCCCGCCTCGTCCGCGATGCGCATGGACTCGCGCAACCCGTCGAGGACAGCCTGCAACACGTCGGACGCCTTACGGCCGCGCTGATTGTGCATCGCTATGGCGGGGATGCCCGCATCCGCCGCGATCCGCGCAATCTCCGGGTCGCGGCGAAAGCCCCAGATGTCGTTGAGCATGTGCGCACCGGCATCGATCGCGGCGCGCGCGACCTGCGGCTTGTAAGTATCGACGCTGATCGGCGTATCGGGCAGATCGCGATGGATGCGTTCGATCACCGGCACGACGCGCGCGATCTCTTCGTCCGCGGTGATCTCATCGAACCCGGCGTCCGTCTTGTTCGCGCCCGGGCGCGTCGACTGGCCGCCGACATCGAGGATATCGGCGCCTTCTTCCACCATGCGGCGCGCGAGCGCGACCGCCGCATCGACGTCGGCGAGGCCATCACCGGAGAACGAGTCCGGCGACGTGTTGATGACGCCCATGATGTACGTGCGATCGCCCCATCGGAGCTCGACTGGCCCGATGCGCATGATAGAAGAGATGTAGGTGCGACTGCTCACGGCGTCATGCTACCGCGCGGCGTCTTCGACCTCGATCCATTGCGCGTACAGCTTGTCGAGGCGCGCCTTGTGCTGCTCCAGCCTGGTCGCTGAGCGCGTGCCCTCCTTGTGGTCCCCGCGCGTGAAGGCATCGGCGACCTGGCGCTCCAGGTCGTGGCGTCCGCGCTCCATCGCCTCGATGCGCTGGCGCAGTTCGGCCTGCTGCGGCGTCTCGCGGCGCACGGCGTCGTCTCTCGGTGCGCGCTCGCGTTCGCGGCGGCGGGTGGCGATGCGGCCGCGGCTCGCAGGCAGTGTCTGCGGGTGGCGCTCCTGCCAGTACTCAGAGAAGTTGCCCTCGTACGACTCGAAGCCGCCATCTCGCACTTCGATCACGCGGCCGACGATCTTGTCCAGGAAGTAGCGATCGTGCGACACGACGAGCAGAGTGCCATTGAAGTTCGCCAGCGCTTCCTCGATCGCCTCGCACGCAGGAATATCGAGGTGATTCGTGGGCTCGTCGAGGACAAGAAAGTCGGGCTGCAGCGTCATGAGCTTCGCGAGCTGCAGCCGGTTGCGTTCGCCGCCCGAGAGATCGCCGACGCGCTTCGCCAGATCCTTCGTGCGGAAGAGGAACTGCGAAAGCACGCCAAAAGCGCGGTCGCGCGTGATCGCGCCGGTCGAGATCAGCTCTTCGAGGACGGTGCGGTTGTCGTCCAGCACTTCCTGCTGCTGCGCGCAGTAGCCGACGCGCAGGCTCGGCCCGACGCGGATCGTCGCATCGTCCCATGCGCCGTACTCGACCAGATCGCGGACGAACGTTGTCTTGCCGCAGCCGTTGGGCCCGACGAGCGCCACGCGTTCGCCAACTGCCACATCGAGCGACGCATTGTCGAAGAGCGCGCGTTCGCCGAACGCCTTCGCGTAACGGCGTACCTGCAGCGCGACATCGGCGCGCGTGGCCTCGGCCGTGAACGCGACGTTGATCGCGGACATCTCCGCCGCCGGCTTCTCGACTGCGTCTTCGCGCTCGCGTTCGAGCAGCGATCGGCGGGCGCGGAGCCGCCGGCCCCACTTGGGATCGCCGGTGCGGCGCGCGAATTCCTCGAAGCGCTTCACCTGCTCCTCGAGCTGCGCGAGCCGCTTCTGGTTGACGACGTAATCCGCCTGCTGCGCGATCTTCTCGCGCAGGACGGCGGCGCGATATGCCGAGTAGTTGCCGGCGTAGGTCTTCACTTCGCCGTTCTCGAGATGCAGGATCGTGCTCGCGGCGCGGTCGAGCAGATAGCGGTTGTGCGAGACGATGAGCACGGCGCCGCGGAAGCCGCGCAGGAACCCTTCGAGCCAGGCGATGCCCGCGAAGTCCAGGTGGTTGCCCGGCTCATCGAGCAGCAGGATGTCCGGGTCGCCGAGCAGCGCCTGCGCGAGCGACAGCACGTTGCGCTCGCCGCCGGAGAGCGCAGCCACGCGGTGGTCCCGGCGGCCCGCCAACCCCAGTGCGTCGAGCATCTCGACGGCGCGCTGTTCGAGCAGGTCGCCGCCCGTGCGCTCGTAGTCCTCACGCGCGCGCTCGTACGCGTCGGATGCGGACGTCACGCCGTCGCCGGCCGCGCTCGCCAGCAGGCCCTCGTGGCGACGTAGCTCCTCGCGGGCGCGCATATTGTCGGCGAGCACAATTTCCTGCACCGTTTGCGATTCGTCGAAGGCGACGTGCTGCGGCACGTAGCCGGTGCGCAGATGGGGTCCGCGCGTGATTCGGCCCGCATCGGGCGAGGCTTCGCCGGTGAGGAGGCGCAGTATGGACGTCTTGCCGGCGCCGTTCGGCCCGATAAGCCCGCACTTCGACCCGGCGAGCACGCGGAACGTGACGTCGCGCAGCACCGGCCCGTGACCGTAGCCGAGGCTCACGTTCTGGAGGCGGATCAGTTCCATGCGGGGATGGTAGCGAGTGTGGCGACCGGATGCCGGAAACTGGAGGCTGGAAGTTGGAGGCTGGAGAGCGGAGGCAATCAGCAGAGGAGCAGACGATCCGGGTCGGGTAGATAGCCAGCGTTTCCAGTGCTGATCTAAGCTTCGCTCATGCAGCGAGAGATCCGGTATTGCACGAGCGCCGACGGGACGCGCATCGCCTACAGCACGTACGGCGAGCGGCCGGGCACACCGCTCGTGGAGTTCGGCGCTTGGTACGTGACCAACGGCATGTGCATCCGCATGGCATCGATGCGTCCGTGGTACGAGGAATTCGCGAAACGCTGGTCGCTGGTCACGTTCGACCATCGCGGGACCGGCGATTCGCAACGCGAGGTCGAAGACGTCGCTCTGGGTGCCCATGTTGCGGACCTCGAGGCCGTCATTGCCGCGACGGGGATAGATCGGTTCCACCTGATGGGTCACGGGCATGGGGGCGCGGTGGCTGTTACGTATGCATCCCAACATCCGGAACGCATCGAACGCCTGACGTTGTCATACATCCCTCCGCGAGCCACGGGCATCCTTGCTGGCCCGGCGCGCGACGCGTTTCTGCAGCTTGTCGAGACTGACTGGCCGCTTGCCATCAGGACGTTCGTTGACAGCACGAGCTGGAAGTACGCGACGTTCGATGTCCGGCGCGATGCTTACCGCGAACTCAGCCAGACGCTTTCTCCACGCGCTATGGCGCAATACCTGCGGTTCGCGTCGGATCACGACATCAGTTCCGCCCTGCCAGGTATCCAGGCTCCGACGCTCGTGATGCAGGCCTCGGCGCCGCGTCGGGTAGCAGACGGATCTCGCGAGACGGCCTCTCTCATCCCGAACGCTCGATTCGTGCAGGTGCGGGAAGCGAACGACGAGGCGGAGGTGAACGCGCAGATTCGCCTGATCGTGGACTTTCTCGGGCAGCCCGCAGTTGCGGCACCGGACACCGGGGCCACCGACGGCATGGCGGTGATCCTCTTCGCCGATATCGCAGACAGCACGGCGCTCACTGAGCGCATGGGCGACGAGCGCTTCCGCACTGCCGCACGCGCGCTCGAGGCGCCGGTGCGCGAAGCGATCGCGCGTGCAAACGGCACCGTGCTCGACGGCAAGCTGCTGGGCGATGGCGTGCTCGCCGTCTTCACGTCGGCGCGCCAGGCGATCGAGGCGGCGCTGCAATGCGCGCGGATCAGCGACGGCGGCGAGTTGCGCCTGCACCTCGGCATCCACGCGGGCGACGTGATCCGCGAGCCGGGCAACGTCTACGGCGGCGCGGTGAACATCGCGTCGCGGATCTCCGACGCGTCGCAGCCCGGCGAGATCCTCGTATCGGCGACGGTGCGCGACCTCGCGCGCACGTCGGCGGGCGTGGCATTCGAAGATCGCGGCGAGCACAGCCTCAAAGGCATCGCCGATCCGGTGCGGGTGTTCGCCGTCCAAGCGCAGCCGTAGCGTCACCGTCCTCGGCGCAGCTAAAGCTACGCAGCTACGGTGTCCCCGTTGGCCGAAGACCCGACTTCAACTTCCGACGTCCCGCTTCCCGCTTCCCGCTTCCAACATCAGCCTCCAACCGCCAGACCCGTTACCATGAGCATCGAACAGCAGCACACATGGAGGGGCGCATGCCCGCACTGCGGAACATGGAGCCGGTCTTCCAGCGCGTCAGCAAGGCGGCGCGTTACACCGGCGGCGAGTGGAACTCGATCGTGAAGGACTGGGACGGCTGCGACGTCCGCGTGGCCTTCGCGTACCCCGACCTCTACGACATCGGCATGTCGAACATGGGGCTCGGCATCCTGTACGACATCGTCAACCGGCGCGAGGGCATGCTCGCTGAGCGCGTCTTCACGCCGTGGTCGGACATGGAAGCGATCATGCGCGCCGAGGGCATCCCGCTGTGGAGCCTCGAGACGCGCCACCCGATCGGCGAGTTCGACGTCATCGGATTCTCGCTCAGCTACGAGGGCACGTACACCAACATCCTCAACATGCTCGACCTGGCCGGATTGCCCGTGCGCGCCGAAGAGCGCACAGACGCGCATCCGCTCGTGATCTGCGGCGGCTCCGGCGCGCTCAACCCCGACGCGCTGGCGGCGCACGTCGACCTGTTCGTGCTCGGCGACGGTGAGGAGATCATCGTCGAGATCGTGGACTTCGTACGTGAGTGGAAGCGCCATGGACGCGGCACGCGCGAGGAGATGCTGCGGCGCCTCTCGAAGATCTGGGGCGCGTACGTGCCCCGCTTCTACGCGCCAACCTACAACGCCGACGGCACGATCAAGTCGATCGACCCGATCGATGATGCGACGCCGCCGAAGGTGGTGAAGCGCTTCGTGCAGGAGTTGCCGCCGCCGCTGACAACGCCGATCGTGCCGTTCCTGCAGACCGTACACGACCGCATGGCGATCGAGATCCAGCGCGGCTGCACGCAGGGCTGCCGCTTTTGCCAGGCCGGCATGATCTATCGTCCGCGGCTCGAACGCGGGCCGGAGGAAGTCGTCGCGGCGGCGAAGGAACTGCAGCGCAACACCGGCTACGACGAACTGTCGCTCGTATCGCTCAGCACGACAGACCACTCGCAGATCGTGGAGATCGTCGACGGACTGCGCGACGAGTTCGGCGCGAAGCTCAGCATCTCGCTCCCTTCGATGCGCGTCGACAGCTTTTCGGTGCGCATCTCGGAGGCGGTCGCTTCGCGCGGGAAGCACGGCATCACGTTCGCGCCGGAGGCCGGCACCGAGCGGCTGCGCATGACGATCAACAAGATCGTCACCGACGACGACCTGTACGCGGCGGCCGAGAACGCGTTCAAGCAAGGTTGGACGAACATCAAGATGTACTTCATGGTCGGCCAGCCGACCGAAACGCACGAAGACGTCGAGGGCATCGTCACGCTGGCGAAGCGCGTGAAGGAGATCGGCCGCAGGCACCACGGCGGGCGGGCGCGGGTGCGCGTGAGCACGTCGAACTTCATCCCCAAGGCGCACACGCCGTTCCAGTGGGCGCAGCAGGCGCGGCCGGAGGTGCTGCGGCCGCGGCACCAGTACTTGCGGGAACACTTGAAGAAGGCCGGCGTCGCATTCACCTGGGAGGACCCGGAGCACAGCCTGCTCGAAGCGGTGCTCTCGCGCGGCGACCGCCGCCTCGGCGCGGCGATCGAACGCGCATGGCGCGCCGGCGCCCGCTTCGACGCGTGGCACGAGCACTACGACTGGCCGCGCTGGCAGCGGGCGCTCGAGGAGAGCGACCTCGACCCGGCGTTCTTCGCCTATCGCGAGCGCGATCTCGGTGAGAAGTTCCCGTGGTCGCACATCAACATCGGTGTCAGCGAGTCGTACCTGCGCAACGAGTGGGTAAAGACGCTGCGGCAGGAGACGACGCCCGACTGCCACAAGGAGCCGTGCAACGTCTGCGGCGTGCAAAACCAGAACGCCGCAGACTGCCTCGATCGCCTCGACCTGCGGCTCGCCGCAGCGGGCAAGCCGCCGAAGGACCGCACGGGACTGCGTCAGCCGATCGAGCTGTTTACGGTGGGTTGACGGTCGTCGGTCGGCCGTCGTCGGTCTTCGGAGCGACGGAACCGCCGAGACGCAGAGACGCAGAGACGCAGAGACGCAGAGACGCAGAGATTTGTGTAATTCATGAGGTGTCATCGTCCGTCGAGGGATGCACGCCGACGCCGCGCGCTTTCCGAACATCACGGACGAGCGGTCGCATTGCCGCGCGGGCTNNNNNNNNNNNNNNNNNNNNNNNNNNNNNNNNNNNNNNNNNNNNNNNNNNNNNNNNNNNNNNNNNNNNNNNNNNNNNNNNNNNNNNNNNNNNNNNNNNNNGAAAGCCCGCGCTCGTATGTAGCACCCCTGCGCCTCTGCGGTGAACCGCTCTTACCGTCGTCGGTCTTCGGAGCGACGGAACCGCCGAGACGCAGAGGCGCAGAGGCGCAGAGATTTGTGTATTTCATGAGCGCGGGCTTTCAGCCCGCGCTTGTTTCGGTTCATGAAGTGTCATCGTCCGTCGAGGGATGCACGCCGACGCCGCGCACTTTCCGAACATCACGGACGAGCGGTCGCATTGCCGCGCGGGCTGAAAGCCCGCGCTCGTATGTAGCACCCCTGCGCCTCTGCGGTGAACCGCTCTTACGACCCCGCGAGGAAGTCCACGACGTTGCCCGCCATGCCCGTCGTGCGTCTGTACAGCTCCGTGTAGCCGCACCCGCGGCAGCTCACCGCGACGAACTTGCGGTGCTGTAAGTTGAGCAATCGCGAGAGGAAGCCGCCGGCCGTCGCGATCTCGCCGCGCTCGCAGCCGCTGTAGCCGCACTTCGCGCAGCTGAACCGCTCCACCTGCACGACGCGCCCGTCTTCGATGCGCTACAGCGGTTCGTCCTGCGGCAGCACGAGCGACGGCGGCGGCGGGGCGGGCGGCTCCGCACCGGTAGCATCGCAGATGGCGGCGATGAGCGCGCTCGTCGGCGGGTAGTCCGCCAGGTTGCTCGCGTGCCGCGCGTATGTCACCAGCCCGTCCGTCGCCACGACGAACGTCGCCGAAGACGACGGTCGCACACCGAACGCCTCGTACGCGCGCCGCCCCGGATCGCTGAGCAGCGGATACGGCAGCAGCCAGTGATGCCGGAATCGCAGCGACTGCTCCGGCGCGCTCGCGACGATCGCCGCGATATCGGCGTCGACCTTCGCGAAGGCCTCATCGGCGTCGCGGAGCTGGGCTGCGTTATCGCCGGTGAACGGATTGGCAAGGTCGCCGAGGAACACGAGCACGAGCGGCCGTTTTGCCCACAAGGACGAGAGTTGTACTTCCGCGCCGTCGTCGCGCTGGAGCGTGAAGTCCGGCGCCGGGAAGCTGGAGTCAGCGATGTGCGGCTGCGTGGTCATAGTCCGTCCCCCCTCGAAGGCGGTTAGAAGCCCACTAGATG is a window of Dehalococcoidia bacterium DNA encoding:
- a CDS encoding redoxin domain-containing protein; amino-acid sequence: MTTQPHIADSSFPAPDFTLQRDDGAEVQLSSLWAKRPLVLVFLGDLANPFTGDNAAQLRDADEAFAKVDADIAAIVASAPEQSLRFRHHWLLPYPLLSDPGRRAYEAFGVRPSSSATFVVATDGLVTYARHASNLADYPPTSALIAAICDATGAEPPAPPPPSLVLPQDEPL
- a CDS encoding zinc ribbon domain-containing protein, which gives rise to MQVERFSCAKCGYSGCERGEIATAGGFLSRLLNLQHRKFVAVSCRGCGYTELYRRTTGMAGNVVDFLAGS
- a CDS encoding TIGR03960 family B12-binding radical SAM protein, whose protein sequence is MPALRNMEPVFQRVSKAARYTGGEWNSIVKDWDGCDVRVAFAYPDLYDIGMSNMGLGILYDIVNRREGMLAERVFTPWSDMEAIMRAEGIPLWSLETRHPIGEFDVIGFSLSYEGTYTNILNMLDLAGLPVRAEERTDAHPLVICGGSGALNPDALAAHVDLFVLGDGEEIIVEIVDFVREWKRHGRGTREEMLRRLSKIWGAYVPRFYAPTYNADGTIKSIDPIDDATPPKVVKRFVQELPPPLTTPIVPFLQTVHDRMAIEIQRGCTQGCRFCQAGMIYRPRLERGPEEVVAAAKELQRNTGYDELSLVSLSTTDHSQIVEIVDGLRDEFGAKLSISLPSMRVDSFSVRISEAVASRGKHGITFAPEAGTERLRMTINKIVTDDDLYAAAENAFKQGWTNIKMYFMVGQPTETHEDVEGIVTLAKRVKEIGRRHHGGRARVRVSTSNFIPKAHTPFQWAQQARPEVLRPRHQYLREHLKKAGVAFTWEDPEHSLLEAVLSRGDRRLGAAIERAWRAGARFDAWHEHYDWPRWQRALEESDLDPAFFAYRERDLGEKFPWSHINIGVSESYLRNEWVKTLRQETTPDCHKEPCNVCGVQNQNAADCLDRLDLRLAAAGKPPKDRTGLRQPIELFTVG
- a CDS encoding FAD-dependent monooxygenase, with the protein product MTDSYDAIIVGGGIGGGAMATVLARAGRSVLVLEKVRVYRDRVRGEWIAPWGVVEVKKLGLYDTLMAAGGHHVTQHRTYGDTLDPEAVESLPLTLVADVPGALCMGHPAMCATLQDAARAAGATFLVDVPEIAVTTGAQPAVAYTHDGTAHTARARIIIGADGRGSIVRRAAGIKLHKDPTHHMFGGMLIEGCAGFDETLQVIGAENDVHYLVFPQGKGRARLYLGYSKQHTQRFAGEDGQRAFLDAFRLASLPGSEHIANATPAGPCNSYPNEDAWTDVPYGEGVVLVAMRQATTTRSSDRGYPSR
- the folK gene encoding 2-amino-4-hydroxy-6-hydroxymethyldihydropteridine diphosphokinase; amino-acid sequence: MARVFLGLGANVGNRKENLRLALGWLAPACRVVGVSSLYRSDAVVLEGAPPGPDYLNAACEVETSLSPHELLAHAKSVEHAIGRRPAERWSPRPIDIDILLYDDQVIDSGELVVPHPRLLDRNFVLVPLAELAPDVEHPRERRPIGELAEQVDYDGLEHVSSPSEWWQG
- the murA gene encoding UDP-N-acetylglucosamine 1-carboxyvinyltransferase — translated: MPKAMFRITGGAPLVGSVRISGSKNGSDYALAAALLTASDVVLHNVPDILDVRQMEEILEHLGARVEHIAPGSLRINCADVSKFDVPASLANRLRASFLVMGPLLARFGRAACPPPGGDAIGIRPLDVHLAGFRVLGANVSQEGGLFDVNDGESLRGGRVVLDYPSVMGTLNVMLAATLSEGVTSIINAASEPEVADLAAMLNEMGANITGAGTHTIRIEGVDELSGTEHRIVPDRLEAGTFALGAALTRGDVVLEEAVPEHLDALIWKMTEAGAVVEPTDAGMRVRGGDAYRAVNAQALPYPGLATDLQPQLAAFLTQARGTSTIHERVFDNRLLYVSELRKMGADVVATGQTAIISGPTQLRAARVQALDVRAGTACVLAALVAEGTTEISDIHHIDRAHEELHGKLGALGASIERVAIE
- the folP gene encoding dihydropteroate synthase, which gives rise to MSSRTYISSIMRIGPVELRWGDRTYIMGVINTSPDSFSGDGLADVDAAVALARRMVEEGADILDVGGQSTRPGANKTDAGFDEITADEEIARVVPVIERIHRDLPDTPISVDTYKPQVARAAIDAGAHMLNDIWGFRRDPEIARIAADAGIPAIAMHNQRGRKASDVLQAVLDGLRESMRIADEAGLPRERLIVDPGFGFGWNAEHNIEMLRRLRELDVLGLPLLIGTSRKSTLGAVLGGAPVERRAFGTAASVALSIAGGADLVRVHDVHEMKHVALVADAIVRGWREGDA
- a CDS encoding 6-pyruvoyl tetrahydropterin synthase family protein; its protein translation is MEYRVRVERNKLKFAAAHFATFGGQCEPLHGHNYAITIDVTGTLTDDAWVVDFSLLKSLGKALCDELDHKFLLQRDSAVLEIDEGMSNWKVRFLERGFVFPKSDVVALPIDNTTAERLAEWFILRLKSDLAAKGAANLTSITIGVEEAPGQAGTATDAF
- a CDS encoding adenylate/guanylate cyclase domain-containing protein, translating into MQREIRYCTSADGTRIAYSTYGERPGTPLVEFGAWYVTNGMCIRMASMRPWYEEFAKRWSLVTFDHRGTGDSQREVEDVALGAHVADLEAVIAATGIDRFHLMGHGHGGAVAVTYASQHPERIERLTLSYIPPRATGILAGPARDAFLQLVETDWPLAIRTFVDSTSWKYATFDVRRDAYRELSQTLSPRAMAQYLRFASDHDISSALPGIQAPTLVMQASAPRRVADGSRETASLIPNARFVQVREANDEAEVNAQIRLIVDFLGQPAVAAPDTGATDGMAVILFADIADSTALTERMGDERFRTAARALEAPVREAIARANGTVLDGKLLGDGVLAVFTSARQAIEAALQCARISDGGELRLHLGIHAGDVIREPGNVYGGAVNIASRISDASQPGEILVSATVRDLARTSAGVAFEDRGEHSLKGIADPVRVFAVQAQP
- a CDS encoding ABC-F family ATP-binding cassette domain-containing protein: MELIRLQNVSLGYGHGPVLRDVTFRVLAGSKCGLIGPNGAGKTSILRLLTGEASPDAGRITRGPHLRTGYVPQHVAFDESQTVQEIVLADNMRAREELRRHEGLLASAAGDGVTSASDAYERAREDYERTGGDLLEQRAVEMLDALGLAGRRDHRVAALSGGERNVLSLAQALLGDPDILLLDEPGNHLDFAGIAWLEGFLRGFRGAVLIVSHNRYLLDRAASTILHLENGEVKTYAGNYSAYRAAVLREKIAQQADYVVNQKRLAQLEEQVKRFEEFARRTGDPKWGRRLRARRSLLEREREDAVEKPAAEMSAINVAFTAEATRADVALQVRRYAKAFGERALFDNASLDVAVGERVALVGPNGCGKTTFVRDLVEYGAWDDATIRVGPSLRVGYCAQQQEVLDDNRTVLEELISTGAITRDRAFGVLSQFLFRTKDLAKRVGDLSGGERNRLQLAKLMTLQPDFLVLDEPTNHLDIPACEAIEEALANFNGTLLVVSHDRYFLDKIVGRVIEVRDGGFESYEGNFSEYWQERHPQTLPASRGRIATRRRERERAPRDDAVRRETPQQAELRQRIEAMERGRHDLERQVADAFTRGDHKEGTRSATRLEQHKARLDKLYAQWIEVEDAAR